One window of the Archangium primigenium genome contains the following:
- a CDS encoding DUF6232 family protein, whose protein sequence is MNDARFPARPRSRPWGLCAVAPPPPAPPGEHVWVEAEGLRLTNERLEVAGGSWGLAELRGYGTRRESPGLVLPLVLGAGAALVVPALLLQPGSFRVTAALVVATLLVFAAIGRLVAAADTYWLVVRTAEGERPIWHCQDHQLFARVERALGEVLPPASAARPPAARRLVLVR, encoded by the coding sequence ATGAATGACGCTCGCTTCCCGGCACGTCCCCGCTCCCGGCCGTGGGGCCTGTGCGCCGTGGCGCCGCCGCCCCCGGCGCCCCCGGGCGAGCACGTGTGGGTGGAGGCCGAGGGCCTGCGCCTCACCAACGAGCGGCTGGAGGTGGCCGGGGGCTCCTGGGGCCTGGCGGAGCTGCGCGGCTATGGCACGCGGCGCGAGTCCCCGGGCCTCGTCCTGCCGCTGGTGCTGGGCGCGGGCGCGGCCCTGGTGGTGCCCGCCCTGCTCTTGCAGCCCGGCTCCTTCCGGGTGACGGCCGCGCTGGTGGTGGCCACGCTGCTCGTCTTCGCCGCCATTGGCCGGCTGGTGGCCGCCGCGGACACCTACTGGCTCGTGGTGCGCACCGCCGAGGGCGAGCGCCCCATCTGGCACTGTCAGGACCATCAGCTCTTCGCCCGGGTGGAGCGGGCGCTCGGCGAGGTGCTGCCGCCCGCGTCGGCCGCCCGCCCTCCGGCGGCGCGTCGGCTTGTCCTGGTGCGCTGA
- a CDS encoding DNA-binding response regulator, whose amino-acid sequence MSLEGALPREARLHGADESLRALLRDVLDDMGIRLAPEEDAARPDVVLALVEREDSVSRVLQEVAEASGPTPVLVLLPFEDARLRCLAMRLGARGCYALGTPLESLKRLLRGTEVPHE is encoded by the coding sequence GTGAGCCTGGAGGGGGCGCTGCCCCGCGAGGCGCGGCTGCATGGGGCGGACGAGTCCCTGCGCGCGCTCCTGCGCGACGTGCTGGACGACATGGGCATCCGCCTGGCGCCGGAGGAGGACGCGGCGCGGCCGGACGTGGTGCTGGCCCTGGTGGAGCGCGAGGACAGCGTGTCGCGCGTGCTTCAAGAGGTGGCGGAGGCCTCGGGCCCCACCCCGGTGCTGGTGCTGTTGCCCTTCGAGGACGCGCGGCTGCGCTGCCTGGCCATGCGGCTGGGCGCTCGGGGCTGCTACGCGCTGGGCACGCCCCTGGAATCGCTCAAGCGGTTGTTGCGCGGCACGGAGGTCCCCCATGAATGA
- a CDS encoding Kelch repeat-containing protein, whose protein sequence is MKTTPLSLLLAGLATLATGCQPEDTLAAPASPEALVSQSAALSVGTWTANAPSQNPYPSGHTATLLNGSGDVLVTRDGTAEVYNPYTNTWRSTGAMSFPRSRYAATALASGKVLVSGSGFSDRIVPSPSAEVYDPATGTWSNTAPMLANHMNHTSVLLDSGKVLVVGGEQAWSRSGPVGPSCELYDPDTNTWTDAAQGFLPRTRVALTVLYSGKVLASGGGLWLTGSGESTGLVNFYDPATNTWSLAGSLTPRQGHSAIQLYSGLVMLVGGLQTGPVELFNPYTGDVTQTAPLPLANVVSATMLYSGEVLVTNDAGQAAVYDAGADTWRSAANLNVARGAPTATRLHTGEVLFVGGSGTSPQAVERFTR, encoded by the coding sequence ATGAAGACAACCCCCCTGTCGTTGCTCCTGGCGGGTCTCGCCACCCTGGCCACGGGCTGCCAGCCCGAGGACACCCTCGCGGCGCCGGCGTCCCCCGAGGCGCTCGTGTCCCAGTCGGCCGCGCTGAGCGTGGGCACCTGGACGGCCAACGCGCCCTCCCAGAACCCGTACCCCTCCGGCCACACCGCCACCCTGCTCAACGGATCGGGCGACGTGCTGGTGACGCGCGACGGCACGGCCGAGGTCTACAACCCCTACACGAACACGTGGCGGAGCACGGGCGCGATGTCCTTCCCGCGCTCGCGCTATGCCGCCACCGCGCTCGCCTCGGGCAAGGTGCTGGTGTCGGGCAGCGGTTTCAGTGACCGGATCGTCCCGTCCCCGAGCGCCGAGGTGTACGACCCGGCCACCGGGACGTGGAGCAACACGGCGCCCATGCTCGCCAACCACATGAACCACACCAGCGTGTTGCTGGACTCGGGCAAGGTGCTGGTGGTGGGCGGCGAGCAGGCCTGGAGCCGCAGCGGGCCGGTGGGCCCCTCCTGCGAGCTGTACGATCCGGACACCAACACGTGGACCGACGCCGCCCAGGGCTTCCTGCCGCGCACCCGGGTCGCCTTGACGGTGCTCTACTCGGGCAAGGTGCTGGCGTCGGGTGGAGGCCTGTGGCTGACGGGCAGCGGCGAGAGCACGGGGCTCGTGAACTTCTATGATCCGGCGACCAACACGTGGTCCCTCGCGGGCTCCCTGACGCCTCGCCAGGGCCATTCGGCCATCCAGCTGTACTCGGGACTGGTGATGCTCGTCGGCGGCCTGCAGACCGGCCCCGTGGAGCTCTTCAACCCCTACACCGGAGACGTCACCCAGACGGCCCCCCTGCCGCTCGCCAACGTCGTCTCCGCGACGATGCTCTACTCGGGCGAGGTGCTGGTGACCAACGACGCGGGCCAGGCGGCGGTGTATGACGCAGGCGCCGACACGTGGCGCTCCGCGGCGAACCTGAACGTGGCGCGCGGCGCGCCCACGGCCACGCGGCTGCACACCGGCGAGGTGCTGTTCGTGGGCGGCTCGGGCACCAGCCCCCAGGCCGTGGAGCGCTTCACGCGCTAA
- a CDS encoding potassium transporter Kup has product MTASPPEKKPPRLALLTLTAMGVVFGDLGTSPLYALQECFHGPHAVRVTPDNVLGMLSLFIWSLVVVVCLKYLTLLMRLDNQGEGGILALVAMLEPGPERRGPALLVGLGLFGAALLYGDGVITPAISVLSAVEGLQVATPVLEPYVVPVTVGILFALFLVQPLGTGRVGVVFGPIVALWFLSIGALGAWGISRAPEVLAALNPWHAVRFFLEHGWRGVPVLGAVILCLTGAEALYADMGNFGRRPIRLAWFSLALPALLLSYLSQGAFLLRHPQAADAPFFRSLPPGALYPMVALATLATVVASQALISAVFSLTHQAVQLGFSPRLSVRHTSSEHEGQIYLPTVNWALMVACIAVVLGFRSSERLAAAYGLAVSGTMAITTLLFAAVARRRWHWPPWALGLVVGGFLCLDLAFLGANLLKVGEGGWLPLALGAGAFVLMQVWRHGLRRLIAEGAARAIPLDTLVKSLALEPPPRVRGTAVFLSGVGHDTPLVLLHHLRHNQALHERALLLTVHTETVPTVPEAERLRWEAYGLGFVRVTARYGFMEHPDVPRLLARAQAQGLEPLAEPVTFYVGRVSLRFRAGHAWTLWARRLFGLMQRNAHPTTAHFRLPPGKVMELGSQVEL; this is encoded by the coding sequence ATGACCGCCTCTCCGCCGGAGAAGAAGCCCCCCCGCCTCGCGCTGCTCACGCTCACCGCCATGGGCGTGGTGTTCGGCGATCTGGGGACGAGCCCCCTCTACGCCCTGCAGGAGTGCTTCCACGGCCCCCATGCCGTGCGGGTGACGCCCGACAACGTGCTCGGCATGCTGTCGCTGTTCATCTGGTCGCTCGTCGTGGTCGTGTGCCTCAAGTACCTCACGCTCCTCATGCGCCTGGACAACCAGGGCGAGGGCGGCATCCTCGCGCTGGTGGCCATGCTCGAGCCGGGCCCCGAGCGGCGTGGCCCCGCCCTGCTCGTGGGCCTGGGACTGTTCGGCGCGGCGCTCCTCTATGGGGATGGGGTCATCACCCCGGCCATCTCGGTGCTCTCGGCGGTGGAGGGGCTGCAGGTGGCCACGCCCGTCCTCGAGCCCTACGTGGTGCCCGTCACCGTGGGCATCCTGTTCGCGCTCTTCCTCGTGCAGCCCCTGGGCACCGGCCGCGTGGGCGTGGTGTTCGGGCCCATCGTGGCGCTGTGGTTCCTGAGCATCGGCGCGCTCGGGGCCTGGGGGATTTCACGCGCCCCCGAGGTGCTCGCCGCGCTCAACCCCTGGCACGCGGTGCGCTTCTTCCTGGAGCACGGCTGGCGCGGGGTGCCGGTGCTCGGCGCCGTCATCCTCTGCCTCACCGGCGCCGAGGCGCTCTACGCGGACATGGGCAACTTCGGCCGGCGGCCCATCCGGCTCGCCTGGTTCTCGCTCGCCCTGCCCGCGCTCCTGCTCAGCTACCTGTCCCAGGGCGCCTTCCTCTTGCGCCACCCCCAGGCCGCCGACGCGCCCTTCTTCCGCTCGCTGCCCCCGGGGGCGCTCTACCCCATGGTGGCGCTGGCCACGCTGGCCACCGTGGTGGCGAGCCAGGCGCTCATCTCCGCGGTGTTCTCCCTCACCCACCAGGCGGTGCAGCTCGGCTTCAGCCCGCGCCTGTCCGTGCGCCACACCTCGTCCGAGCACGAGGGGCAGATCTACCTGCCCACGGTGAACTGGGCGCTCATGGTGGCGTGCATCGCCGTGGTGCTGGGCTTTCGCTCCTCGGAGCGGCTCGCCGCGGCGTACGGGCTGGCGGTGTCGGGCACCATGGCCATCACCACGCTGCTCTTCGCGGCGGTGGCGCGGCGGCGCTGGCACTGGCCCCCGTGGGCCCTGGGGCTCGTGGTGGGCGGCTTTCTCTGCCTGGACCTGGCCTTCCTCGGCGCCAACCTGCTCAAGGTGGGCGAGGGCGGCTGGCTGCCGCTCGCCCTGGGCGCGGGCGCCTTCGTGCTCATGCAGGTGTGGCGGCACGGCCTGCGGCGGCTCATCGCCGAGGGGGCCGCGCGGGCCATCCCCCTGGACACGCTCGTGAAGTCGCTCGCGCTCGAGCCGCCGCCCCGGGTGCGCGGCACGGCCGTCTTCCTGAGCGGCGTGGGCCACGACACGCCGCTCGTGCTCCTGCACCACCTGCGGCACAATCAGGCCCTGCACGAGCGGGCGCTCCTGCTCACCGTGCACACCGAGACGGTGCCCACGGTGCCCGAGGCCGAGCGCCTGCGCTGGGAGGCGTACGGCCTGGGCTTCGTGCGGGTGACGGCGCGCTATGGCTTCATGGAGCACCCGGACGTGCCCCGGCTGCTCGCGCGGGCCCAGGCCCAGGGCCTCGAGCCCCTGGCCGAGCCCGTCACCTTCTACGTGGGCCGGGTGTCCCTGCGCTTCCGGGCCGGACACGCGTGGACGCTCTGGGCCCGGCGGCTCTTCGGCCTCATGCAGCGAAACGCCCACCCCACCACCGCCCACTTCCGGCTGCCCCCGGGCAAGGTGATGGAGCTGGGCTCACAGGTGGAGCTGTGA
- a CDS encoding pyridoxal-dependent decarboxylase gives MSEKREGAVPHMSAEEFRRLGHRVVDWVADYWARLESFPVRAKVAPGEVLAKLPAHPPEEGLDGEAGWEAVFRDLEDVVLPGLTHWQSPSFFAYFPSNATGPAVLGELLSAGLGVQGMLWSTSPAATEMETRVLDWLAELLALPAGFHSGSGTGGGVIQGTASEAVLVAMVAARARARRVLGRDAEWVAYTSTQTHSSVLKAALISGVARDVADTVHLRALDTDAGYALRPDVLERAVREDLAQGRQPFFVCASLGTTSSGAMDPVPALLEALGRTGFGAAGGWVHVDAAWAGAALVCPEHRALGAGLEGVDSFAFNPHKWLLTNFDCDAFYTRDRQALLDALSVMPEYLRNAASASGQVVDYRDWQVPLGRRFRALKLWLVLRHYGAQGLRAFLRGHVRLAEAFAGWVTADARFELAAPRSLALVCFRLAPRPGEAPEATDARNRHLLERLNASGEAFLTHTVLPGVDGAPARYVLRLAIGAVRTEQRHVRAVWERLAALAAEG, from the coding sequence ATGAGCGAGAAGCGCGAGGGCGCGGTGCCTCACATGAGCGCGGAGGAGTTCCGTCGGCTCGGCCACCGGGTGGTGGACTGGGTGGCGGACTACTGGGCCCGGCTGGAGTCCTTCCCCGTGCGCGCGAAGGTGGCGCCGGGCGAGGTGCTGGCGAAGCTGCCCGCGCACCCGCCCGAGGAGGGCCTGGACGGCGAGGCCGGCTGGGAGGCCGTCTTCCGGGACCTGGAGGACGTGGTGCTGCCGGGCCTCACCCACTGGCAGTCGCCCTCGTTCTTCGCCTACTTCCCCTCCAATGCCACGGGGCCCGCCGTGCTCGGCGAGCTGCTCTCCGCGGGCCTGGGCGTGCAGGGCATGCTCTGGTCCACGAGCCCCGCGGCCACCGAAATGGAGACGCGGGTGCTCGACTGGCTCGCCGAGCTGCTCGCGCTGCCCGCGGGCTTCCACTCGGGCTCGGGCACCGGGGGCGGCGTCATCCAGGGCACCGCCAGCGAGGCCGTGCTCGTGGCCATGGTGGCCGCGCGTGCCCGGGCGCGGCGCGTGCTCGGCCGGGACGCCGAGTGGGTGGCCTATACCTCCACCCAGACGCACTCCTCGGTGCTCAAGGCCGCCCTCATCTCCGGCGTGGCGCGGGACGTGGCGGACACCGTGCACCTGCGCGCGCTCGACACCGACGCGGGCTACGCCCTGCGCCCGGACGTGCTCGAGCGCGCCGTGCGCGAGGACCTGGCCCAAGGCCGCCAGCCCTTCTTCGTGTGCGCGTCGCTGGGCACCACCTCCTCGGGCGCCATGGATCCCGTGCCCGCGCTCTTGGAGGCGCTCGGGCGCACGGGTTTTGGCGCCGCGGGCGGCTGGGTGCACGTGGACGCGGCATGGGCGGGCGCGGCGCTCGTGTGCCCCGAGCACCGCGCGTTGGGCGCGGGCCTGGAGGGCGTGGACTCGTTCGCCTTCAACCCGCACAAGTGGCTGCTCACCAACTTCGACTGTGATGCCTTCTACACGCGCGACCGCCAGGCGCTGCTCGACGCCCTGAGCGTCATGCCCGAGTACCTGCGCAACGCCGCGAGCGCGAGCGGCCAGGTGGTGGACTACCGCGACTGGCAGGTGCCGCTGGGCCGCCGCTTCCGGGCACTCAAGCTGTGGCTCGTGCTGCGCCACTATGGTGCCCAGGGCCTGCGCGCCTTCCTGCGCGGACACGTGCGGCTGGCGGAGGCGTTCGCCGGTTGGGTGACGGCCGACGCGCGCTTCGAGCTGGCCGCGCCGCGCTCGCTCGCGCTGGTGTGCTTCCGGCTCGCCCCCCGGCCCGGCGAGGCCCCCGAGGCCACCGACGCGCGCAACCGCCACCTGCTCGAGCGGCTCAACGCGAGCGGCGAGGCCTTCCTCACCCACACGGTGCTGCCCGGCGTGGACGGCGCCCCCGCGCGCTACGTGCTGCGGCTGGCCATCGGCGCCGTGCGCACGGAGCAACGGCACGTGCGCGCCGTCTGGGAGCGGCTCGCCGCCCTCGCCGCGGAGGGCTGA
- a CDS encoding sigma-54-dependent transcriptional regulator: protein MPSEGRVLVVDDHVEMARLLADALTDEGYTVDVATSGPEALAIVRGRVLDAVVCDLRMEKVDGFDVLAAVREADPLMPVLIMTAFGGVENAVEAMRRGATHYFTKPFRLDEVLLYVRRAIAERRLREENRALRQAVGDRSAFGALVGRSAPLRDLYALIERVAHSHVPVLVRGESGSGKELVARALHFEGPRKAGPFVAVNCTAIPNSLLESELFGHVKGSFTGATTPRRGLFLEADGGTLFLDEIGDMAPELQAKLLRVLEDGEVRAVGADASRKVDVRVVAATHQDLETRVREGRFRQDLFYRLDVVPLRVPPLRERREDIPLLLEHFVGRARERNARVRLAGFTPEALALLASAPWPGNVRELENLVERLAVVTVLETVDVNTLRAHAPGVDTGAHPLAQAQARLVPLRQLEGEYIAFVVAQCGGNKTRAAEILGIDVSTIHRRERERG, encoded by the coding sequence ATGCCGTCTGAGGGACGCGTGCTGGTGGTGGATGACCACGTGGAGATGGCGCGGCTGCTCGCCGACGCGCTCACCGACGAGGGCTACACGGTGGACGTGGCCACGAGCGGCCCGGAGGCGCTCGCCATCGTGCGCGGGCGGGTGCTGGACGCGGTGGTGTGCGACCTGCGCATGGAGAAGGTGGACGGCTTCGACGTGCTGGCGGCCGTGCGCGAGGCGGACCCGCTGATGCCCGTGCTCATCATGACGGCCTTTGGCGGCGTGGAGAACGCCGTGGAGGCCATGCGGCGCGGCGCCACGCACTACTTCACCAAGCCCTTCCGCCTGGACGAGGTGCTCCTGTACGTGCGGCGCGCCATCGCCGAGCGTCGGCTGCGCGAGGAGAACCGCGCCCTGCGCCAGGCGGTGGGGGACCGCTCGGCCTTCGGGGCCCTGGTGGGCCGCAGCGCCCCCTTGCGCGACCTGTACGCCCTCATCGAGCGCGTGGCCCACTCGCACGTGCCCGTGCTGGTGCGGGGCGAGAGCGGCTCGGGCAAGGAATTGGTGGCGCGCGCGCTGCACTTCGAGGGGCCGCGCAAGGCCGGGCCCTTCGTGGCCGTCAACTGCACCGCCATCCCCAACTCCCTCCTGGAGAGCGAGCTGTTCGGCCACGTGAAGGGCAGCTTCACCGGGGCCACCACGCCGCGCCGGGGCCTGTTCCTGGAAGCGGACGGAGGCACGCTCTTCCTCGACGAGATCGGCGACATGGCGCCCGAGCTCCAGGCGAAGCTCCTGCGCGTGCTGGAGGATGGCGAGGTGCGCGCGGTGGGCGCGGACGCGTCGCGCAAGGTGGACGTGCGGGTGGTGGCCGCCACGCACCAGGACCTGGAGACGCGCGTGCGCGAGGGCCGCTTCCGCCAGGACCTCTTCTACCGGCTCGACGTGGTGCCCCTGCGCGTGCCACCCCTGCGCGAGCGGCGCGAGGACATTCCCCTGCTCCTGGAGCACTTCGTGGGCCGCGCGCGCGAGCGCAATGCCCGGGTGCGGCTCGCGGGCTTCACCCCCGAGGCCCTGGCGCTGCTCGCCTCCGCGCCCTGGCCGGGCAACGTGCGCGAGCTGGAGAACCTGGTGGAGCGCCTGGCCGTCGTCACCGTGCTGGAGACGGTGGACGTGAACACGCTGCGCGCGCACGCGCCCGGCGTGGACACCGGCGCGCATCCGCTCGCCCAGGCCCAGGCCCGGCTCGTGCCCCTGCGCCAGCTGGAGGGCGAGTACATCGCCTTCGTGGTGGCCCAGTGCGGCGGCAACAAGACGCGCGCCGCGGAGATCCTCGGCATCGACGTGTCCACCATCCACCGCCGCGAGCGCGAGCGGGGCTGA
- a CDS encoding LysR family transcriptional regulator, with amino-acid sequence MPDWNDLRCFLAVAREGSLAAAARVLEVDATTVGRRLAALEGELDTKLVERTPSGLVLTDAGRGIRPALEQMEASALAVERRASGEDARLEGQVRITLTEAFAVDMVLPRFAPFRERYPGIEVRFLTDYGSLDLTRREAEVAIRLTRPQDASLVARKVGEIAVAPYASEDYLARRGLPDLTRGLAGQDVIGYTDAAARWPEARWLAEHASGARLAIRCNSLLSVVAAAGAGLGVAVLPCLRGDREPGLRRVAPRVDALRRDIWLVVHPDLQNNARVRAVLQFLTELIQRERPLLAGEGHSAPSGRR; translated from the coding sequence ATGCCGGACTGGAACGACCTGCGCTGCTTTCTCGCCGTGGCCCGCGAGGGGTCGCTCGCCGCCGCGGCCCGGGTGCTGGAGGTGGACGCCACCACCGTGGGGCGTCGGCTCGCGGCGCTCGAGGGCGAACTCGACACGAAGCTCGTGGAGCGCACGCCCTCGGGGCTGGTGCTCACGGACGCGGGCCGGGGCATCCGCCCGGCGTTGGAGCAGATGGAGGCGTCGGCGCTCGCGGTGGAGCGCCGGGCCAGCGGCGAGGACGCGCGCCTGGAGGGCCAGGTGCGCATCACCCTCACCGAGGCCTTCGCGGTGGACATGGTCCTGCCCCGCTTCGCCCCCTTCCGCGAGCGCTACCCGGGCATCGAGGTGCGCTTCCTCACCGACTACGGCTCGTTGGATCTCACCCGGCGCGAGGCCGAGGTCGCCATCCGGCTCACCCGTCCCCAGGACGCCTCGCTCGTGGCGCGCAAGGTGGGGGAGATCGCCGTCGCTCCCTATGCCTCGGAGGACTATCTGGCGCGGCGGGGGCTCCCGGACCTGACGCGGGGCCTCGCGGGCCAGGATGTCATCGGCTACACGGACGCCGCCGCGCGCTGGCCCGAGGCGCGCTGGCTCGCCGAGCATGCCTCGGGGGCGCGTCTGGCCATCCGCTGCAACTCGCTCCTGTCCGTGGTGGCGGCGGCGGGCGCGGGGCTCGGCGTGGCGGTGCTGCCGTGTCTGCGGGGGGACCGGGAGCCGGGTCTGCGCCGCGTGGCCCCCCGGGTGGACGCCCTGCGCCGGGACATCTGGCTCGTGGTGCACCCGGACCTTCAGAACAACGCCCGCGTGCGCGCCGTGCTCCAGTTCCTCACCGAGCTCATCCAGCGAGAGCGTCCGCTGTTGGCCGGGGAGGGGCATTCCGCCCCATCGGGAAGGCGGTGA